In a single window of the Terriglobia bacterium genome:
- a CDS encoding DUF5666 domain-containing protein — protein sequence MKRYLLLTVAMVAMILATGCGGTGNLNAGPTNATINTTDGLNDAIVKFELSVSSLTLTGSGTTATTGNLLSKTSEVEFVHQAGSFEPLALVNIPPGTYSGASLTVSNPEVVVMNNAVPPAPVKIPATLTSGSVTVTFTAPITVTSSSSSVINFDLDLANSVVLNGAPPTSATVTAKFNVTTATATNTDEDSGEMDDVHGSVTSIAAPNFTIQTQTSSIVFATDATTQFKDGITSLSQLKVGDIVEVDATTKPDGSKLATKIGVEESQSGEEAEGVITAVTGAPATQITIAHQVDSSNSATPPVTVDLAISASTAFSVRTDKLNLGGATPAFDASHIGKGQRVEADTGSSTVSPMPADKLKLREQALVGTVSGASASGFTLTLNASSAFATLTGQSTIAVSIVSGTNLKVTPVNANTVRVRGLIFFNAGSYSMIASRVDDNQ from the coding sequence CAACACTACTGACGGTCTGAACGATGCGATCGTTAAGTTTGAGCTTTCTGTCAGCTCTCTGACACTTACCGGAAGCGGAACCACAGCCACCACGGGCAACTTGCTCTCTAAAACGTCCGAGGTTGAGTTTGTCCACCAGGCAGGATCGTTTGAGCCTTTGGCCCTGGTCAACATTCCGCCGGGAACTTATTCCGGAGCATCGCTCACGGTTTCCAATCCTGAAGTCGTGGTCATGAACAATGCTGTACCGCCGGCGCCGGTAAAAATTCCGGCCACCCTTACCAGCGGCAGCGTAACGGTGACTTTCACTGCCCCGATTACCGTGACCAGCAGCAGTTCCTCAGTCATTAACTTTGACCTTGATCTGGCCAACTCAGTCGTGCTCAACGGCGCGCCGCCGACCTCGGCCACCGTGACGGCGAAATTCAACGTGACCACCGCCACCGCCACCAATACTGACGAAGACAGCGGCGAAATGGATGACGTTCACGGCAGCGTGACATCTATTGCAGCGCCGAACTTCACTATCCAGACCCAGACCAGCAGCATCGTTTTTGCCACTGACGCCACCACGCAGTTCAAGGATGGCATCACCTCGCTTTCACAGCTCAAGGTAGGTGACATTGTTGAAGTGGATGCAACCACCAAGCCCGACGGCAGCAAGCTTGCTACCAAGATTGGTGTGGAAGAAAGCCAGAGCGGCGAAGAAGCTGAAGGCGTAATCACTGCCGTAACCGGCGCGCCGGCCACGCAGATCACGATTGCTCATCAGGTTGATTCGTCCAACTCCGCTACGCCGCCGGTCACCGTGGACCTTGCCATTAGCGCAAGCACCGCGTTCTCCGTGCGCACAGACAAACTGAATCTGGGCGGCGCCACGCCGGCCTTTGATGCCAGCCACATTGGCAAGGGCCAGCGCGTTGAAGCCGATACAGGCAGCAGCACTGTTTCGCCAATGCCCGCGGACAAACTCAAGCTGCGCGAACAAGCGCTGGTGGGAACTGTCTCCGGCGCAAGCGCGTCAGGCTTTACGCTGACGCTGAACGCCAGCTCCGCTTTTGCCACCCTGACCGGTCAATCAACCATCGCCGTTTCAATCGTGAGCGGCACTAACCTGAAAGTCACACCCGTGAACGCCAACACCGTGCGCGTGCGCGGTCTCATCTTCTTCAACGCCGGCTCGTACAGCATGATCGCGTCGCGCGTTGACGACAACCAATAA